A part of Oculatellaceae cyanobacterium genomic DNA contains:
- a CDS encoding alpha/beta hydrolase, translating to MQDWWQATFPKGRQSITITDANGYPVSIAYGEKGTGKPLILVHGIGSWSYGWRYNIEQLSQYFRVIAFDAKGNGFSDKPVDPDQPGHQAIELARIIQSFCDEPALVVAESLGALTALACVESHPELVEKLVLINVPIFPQGIPNRGMQFLSSIPLDLIKIVDQLRLASLFSPLVRYIFAIERQDVVVDATAITEEDVYWITYPYIEFPNTINKYTEDLQHAAIEIQRLQQNLPSLIGDIQDNLGNINCPTLILWADKDNWFPVKDGEKLQTLIPNSRLKVLFNCGHDAAATCPDQVNESIIGFLCDR from the coding sequence ATGCAAGATTGGTGGCAAGCTACATTTCCTAAAGGTCGGCAAAGTATCACGATTACTGATGCTAATGGTTATCCTGTTTCAATTGCTTATGGGGAGAAAGGAACAGGTAAACCTTTAATTTTAGTGCATGGTATTGGGAGTTGGAGTTATGGCTGGCGTTACAATATTGAGCAATTATCCCAATATTTTCGGGTAATTGCTTTTGATGCTAAGGGTAATGGTTTTTCTGATAAACCAGTAGATCCCGATCAACCTGGACATCAAGCGATTGAATTAGCTAGAATTATTCAATCTTTCTGTGATGAACCTGCTTTGGTTGTGGCAGAATCTTTAGGGGCATTAACAGCACTTGCTTGTGTAGAATCACATCCAGAGTTAGTTGAAAAATTAGTATTAATTAATGTGCCGATTTTTCCCCAAGGGATACCTAATCGTGGTATGCAATTTTTATCTAGTATTCCTCTGGATTTAATTAAAATAGTTGATCAATTGCGCTTGGCAAGTTTATTTTCACCGTTGGTAAGGTACATTTTTGCAATTGAACGGCAAGATGTTGTGGTGGATGCAACGGCAATTACAGAGGAAGATGTTTATTGGATAACTTATCCGTATATTGAGTTTCCGAATACGATTAATAAATATACTGAGGATTTACAACACGCAGCTATTGAGATTCAAAGGTTGCAACAAAATTTACCGAGTTTGATTGGTGATATTCAAGATAATTTAGGGAATATAAATTGTCCGACGTTAATTTTATGGGCTGATAAAGATAATTGGTTTCCTGTTAAAGATGGGGAGAAATTACAAACGCTGATACCCAATTCTAGATTAAAAGTTTTGTTTAATTGTGGGCATGATGCGGCGGCGACTTGTCCAGATCAGGTTAATGAAAGTATTATTGGGTTTTTGTGCGATCGCTAA
- a CDS encoding DUF4112 domain-containing protein encodes MSQPNPHLYSGLSNSHSAKMKRLRSLTHILDNAIAIPGTRYRVGIDPILGLLPGAGDFIGTAFSGYIVLEAALMGLPRPTLIRMFYNIILDEIVGSIPVIGDFFDLGFKANVKNLALLEAHVATPQESKKADWLFILLLLGGLILFVVAITAISVFILRLLFQAING; translated from the coding sequence ATGTCTCAGCCTAATCCTCACCTTTATTCTGGATTAAGTAACTCTCACTCAGCTAAGATGAAGCGGTTGCGATCGCTCACTCATATCCTAGATAATGCTATTGCCATTCCAGGTACACGCTATCGAGTTGGGATTGACCCTATTTTAGGACTATTACCTGGTGCTGGTGATTTTATAGGTACTGCTTTCTCTGGTTATATTGTGCTGGAAGCTGCTTTAATGGGTTTGCCTAGACCAACTTTAATACGGATGTTTTATAACATTATCTTGGATGAAATTGTTGGTTCTATACCTGTAATCGGAGATTTTTTTGATTTGGGTTTTAAAGCTAATGTTAAAAACCTGGCTTTATTAGAAGCCCATGTAGCTACTCCTCAAGAAAGTAAAAAAGCTGATTGGTTATTTATTCTCTTATTATTGGGCGGGTTAATCTTGTTTGTAGTTGCGATAACTGCTATCAGTGTTTTCATTTTAAGATTGCTGTTTCAAGCTATTAACGGTTAA
- a CDS encoding YihY/virulence factor BrkB family protein yields MISLRFLRFFRYLNWKTLRNTVVRAGQRRLSGLSAEMAYNAMLGLFPAILAVLTAIGLFKSSAYSLQQLASKISEVAPKEALFLIKGFVQEVSQTQNQSLFSLSFFAAIWAFSGAISAAMAALDQIHQIPAEKIRPFWKAKLISIVLTVGSIVLLITASFLVFISDLIIQLVAGKSGDLGSELLSLWRLFSWPVALAIVATAFGFIYRYGPSRWEHGTPIMPGAVIAAVSWAILSALFKLYVSNFGNYNKAYGAVGAVIVLMLWLYMSCLVLLIGDQLNATVGEQIREKTEARKLVLEISDREVRGEGEAN; encoded by the coding sequence ATGATATCTTTGCGCTTTTTACGTTTTTTTCGTTACCTGAATTGGAAAACGCTGCGGAATACCGTTGTGCGTGCTGGTCAACGGCGGTTATCTGGTTTATCAGCAGAAATGGCTTACAATGCCATGTTAGGTTTGTTTCCAGCTATTTTGGCGGTATTGACTGCCATTGGGCTGTTTAAATCTTCTGCCTACAGCTTACAGCAGCTTGCTAGCAAAATAAGTGAGGTTGCACCCAAGGAAGCTTTGTTCTTAATTAAGGGTTTTGTGCAGGAAGTTAGCCAAACTCAAAATCAAAGTTTGTTTTCACTCAGCTTTTTTGCTGCTATTTGGGCTTTTTCGGGGGCAATTAGCGCCGCGATGGCTGCGCTCGATCAAATTCATCAAATTCCAGCAGAGAAAATTCGACCGTTTTGGAAAGCTAAATTAATTTCTATTGTTCTCACAGTTGGCAGCATTGTCCTACTAATTACAGCTTCTTTTTTGGTGTTTATCAGTGATTTAATTATCCAACTCGTTGCTGGTAAAAGTGGCGATTTAGGATCGGAATTACTTTCTCTGTGGCGGTTATTTAGTTGGCCTGTGGCGCTGGCGATTGTTGCTACAGCATTTGGGTTTATTTATCGCTATGGTCCTAGTCGCTGGGAACATGGTACACCAATTATGCCAGGAGCAGTAATTGCAGCAGTTTCTTGGGCAATTTTATCTGCTTTATTTAAGCTTTATGTTTCTAACTTTGGTAATTACAATAAAGCTTATGGTGCAGTGGGTGCTGTGATTGTTTTAATGCTGTGGTTGTATATGAGTTGTTTAGTTTTATTGATTGGCGATCAGTTAAATGCCACTGTAGGAGAGCAAATTAGAGAAAAAACAGAGGCTAGGAAGTTAGTTTTGGAAATTTCTGATCGAGAAGTGAGGGGTGAGGGAGAAGCAAATTAA
- the thrC gene encoding threonine synthase, whose amino-acid sequence MASTLSAANYPASIDASTATKWPGLIEAYRRYLPVTSATPVVTLLEGNTPLIPAPSISQRVGRGVQVFVKYDGLNPTGSFKDRGMTMAISKAKEAGAKAVICASTGNTSAAAAAYARRGGMRAFVLIPDGYVALGKLAQALLYGAEVLAIKGNFDQALKIVREMAASYPVTLVNSVNPYRLEGQKTSAFEIVDVLGDAPDWLCIPVGNAGNITAYWMGFCQYHEEGKCERLPKMMGFQAAGAAPIISGKPVEHPETVATAIRIGNPANWEKAIAVQQASQGQFNAVTDAEIIEAYKILAAEEGVFCEPASAASVAGLLKVKDQVPAGAKVVCVLTGNGLKDPDTAIKNNDSSFYQGIEPTMEAVAGVMGF is encoded by the coding sequence GTGGCTTCAACACTGTCTGCTGCTAATTACCCTGCATCTATTGATGCCTCTACAGCTACAAAATGGCCTGGTTTGATAGAGGCTTATCGCCGTTATCTACCAGTAACATCTGCAACTCCAGTGGTGACACTACTGGAAGGCAATACTCCATTGATTCCAGCACCCTCAATTTCCCAGCGAGTGGGTAGAGGTGTGCAGGTATTTGTTAAGTATGATGGTTTAAACCCGACTGGTAGCTTTAAAGATCGGGGCATGACGATGGCTATCTCTAAGGCTAAAGAAGCTGGTGCTAAGGCTGTGATTTGTGCCAGTACAGGTAACACCTCGGCGGCGGCGGCGGCTTATGCTAGACGTGGGGGAATGCGGGCTTTTGTGCTGATTCCTGATGGTTATGTGGCGTTGGGTAAGTTGGCACAGGCTTTGTTATATGGAGCCGAGGTGCTGGCAATTAAGGGTAATTTTGACCAAGCATTAAAAATTGTCAGGGAAATGGCTGCAAGCTATCCTGTGACGTTGGTAAATTCTGTTAATCCCTATCGGTTAGAAGGGCAAAAAACTAGCGCGTTTGAAATTGTGGATGTGTTGGGAGATGCCCCAGATTGGCTGTGTATTCCGGTTGGGAATGCGGGAAATATAACAGCATATTGGATGGGTTTTTGTCAATACCATGAAGAAGGCAAATGTGAACGTTTGCCTAAGATGATGGGATTTCAAGCTGCTGGTGCTGCTCCGATTATTAGTGGTAAGCCTGTAGAGCATCCAGAGACGGTGGCGACGGCGATTAGGATTGGAAATCCGGCTAATTGGGAGAAAGCGATCGCAGTTCAACAAGCAAGTCAGGGACAATTTAACGCTGTTACTGATGCAGAAATTATAGAAGCGTATAAGATATTAGCTGCGGAAGAAGGGGTTTTTTGTGAGCCTGCTAGTGCTGCTTCAGTGGCTGGATTGTTGAAGGTAAAAGACCAAGTTCCGGCTGGTGCTAAAGTTGTTTGTGTGCTAACTGGTAATGGCTTGAAAGATCCAGATACAGCGATCAAAAATAATGATAGCTCCTTCTATCAGGGAATTGAGCCAACTATGGAAGCGGTGGCTGGAGTGATGGGATTTTAA
- a CDS encoding DEAD/DEAH box helicase, producing the protein MTDSFLSLGLSETVANQLKELGFTEPTTIQSQAIPQLLAGRDVVGQSQTGTGKTAAFSLPILDRIDVQNPAVQALILTPTRELALQVTQAIRTFNSDRRLGILTVYGGQAIDLQIRRLRSGSAVVVGTPGRVIDLLNRGNLKLDQVKWLVLDEADEMLSMGFIDDVEKILSQLPVERQTAFFSATMPPIIRSLVSRFLKSPVTVSVEQPKAAPTRINQEVYFIPRGWSKAKALQPILELEDPESAIVFVRTRKAAAELTSQLQAAGHSVDEYHGDLNQSQRERLLQRFRQNKVRWIVATDIAARGLDVDDLTHVINYDLPDSVENYIHRIGRTGRAGKTGTAISLIQPLERRKLQLIERRVRQSLKICPIPTRAQIERRYLEKLQTKVREALTGERMASFLPIVSQLGEEYDSHAIAAAALQMVYDQTRPAWLGEPEQQVDDRPSVPKPRLNRQPKTSVTPSPSPNH; encoded by the coding sequence ATGACGGATTCTTTCTTAAGCTTAGGACTCTCTGAAACTGTTGCTAACCAATTAAAAGAGCTAGGCTTTACAGAACCCACAACAATTCAATCACAAGCAATTCCGCAACTATTAGCGGGTCGTGATGTAGTGGGTCAATCTCAAACTGGTACTGGTAAAACGGCGGCTTTTTCGTTGCCAATTTTAGACCGGATTGATGTCCAAAATCCAGCAGTACAGGCTTTGATTTTGACCCCGACGCGCGAGTTAGCTTTACAAGTAACTCAAGCTATACGCACCTTTAACAGCGATCGCCGTTTGGGTATCCTGACTGTTTATGGTGGTCAAGCAATTGATCTGCAAATTCGTCGTCTGCGCTCAGGCAGTGCCGTAGTTGTTGGTACACCTGGACGGGTAATTGATTTGCTCAACCGAGGAAATCTCAAGCTAGATCAGGTTAAATGGCTGGTACTAGATGAAGCTGATGAAATGTTGAGCATGGGCTTTATTGATGACGTGGAAAAAATCCTCAGTCAGTTACCAGTAGAGCGCCAGACAGCATTTTTCTCCGCTACCATGCCGCCAATTATTCGGTCATTGGTATCAAGATTCTTGAAATCACCTGTGACAGTCTCGGTAGAACAACCGAAGGCAGCACCAACAAGAATCAATCAAGAGGTTTATTTCATTCCTCGTGGTTGGTCTAAAGCTAAAGCTTTGCAACCAATTTTGGAACTAGAAGATCCAGAATCTGCGATCGTGTTTGTGCGTACCCGCAAGGCAGCCGCCGAACTCACTAGCCAATTGCAGGCTGCTGGTCATAGTGTAGATGAGTATCACGGCGATTTGAATCAAAGCCAACGGGAGCGTTTATTGCAACGGTTCCGTCAAAATAAAGTGCGTTGGATTGTAGCTACTGATATTGCAGCACGCGGTTTAGATGTAGATGATCTTACCCACGTAATTAACTACGATTTGCCAGATAGCGTGGAAAATTATATCCACCGCATCGGTCGTACTGGTCGCGCTGGCAAGACAGGAACAGCAATTTCGTTGATCCAACCTTTAGAGCGCCGTAAGCTACAGCTAATTGAGCGTCGAGTTCGCCAAAGCTTGAAAATCTGTCCAATTCCTACTCGCGCACAGATTGAAAGACGCTATCTCGAAAAGCTACAAACTAAGGTACGTGAAGCTTTAACTGGTGAACGGATGGCATCTTTCTTGCCAATCGTCTCACAACTAGGTGAGGAATATGATTCCCATGCGATCGCTGCTGCTGCATTGCAAATGGTCTATGATCAAACCCGTCCTGCTTGGTTGGGTGAGCCAGAACAGCAAGTAGATGATCGTCCTTCGGTTCCCAAACCTCGTCTCAATCGTCAGCCAAAAACTTCTGTAACTCCTTCTCCTTCACCTAATCACTAA
- the rimO gene encoding 30S ribosomal protein S12 methylthiotransferase RimO — MGNKPTIAISHLGCEKNRIDTEHMLGLLVEAGYDVDSNEELAEYVIVNTCSFIEAARQESVRTLVELAEDNKKIVITGCMAQHFQEQLLDELPEAVAVVGTGDYQKIVEVIERVEAGERVKQVSAEPTYIADETTPRYRTTTEGVAYLRVAEGCDYRCAFCIIPHLRGNQRSRTIESLVTEAKQLADQGVKELILISQITTNYGIDIYGAPKLAELLRALGKVDIPWIRMHYAYPTGLTPQVIAAIQETPNVLPYLDLPLQHSHPEILRAMNRPWQGQVNDQIIERIKTAIPDAVLRTTFIVGFPGETDAHFDHLMQFVQRHEFDLMGVFTFSPEEGTAAYQLPNQLPQDLMDQRRDALMSVQQPISLKRNQAEVGKVVDVLIEQEHPETGELVGRSSRFAPEVDGLVYVQGSAPLGAIVPVEIYDADIYDLYGEVIASPTHPPLGKEFVGLA, encoded by the coding sequence ATGGGCAACAAGCCAACAATTGCTATCTCTCATTTAGGCTGCGAAAAAAACCGCATTGACACTGAACATATGCTGGGTCTGCTTGTAGAAGCAGGCTATGATGTGGATTCTAACGAAGAATTAGCTGAATATGTTATAGTCAATACCTGTAGTTTTATTGAAGCTGCACGCCAAGAATCAGTCCGTACACTGGTAGAATTGGCGGAAGACAACAAAAAAATTGTGATTACGGGCTGCATGGCGCAGCACTTCCAAGAACAACTACTGGATGAATTACCAGAAGCTGTGGCAGTGGTGGGTACTGGCGACTATCAGAAAATCGTTGAAGTAATTGAACGAGTAGAAGCTGGTGAACGGGTAAAACAGGTATCGGCTGAACCGACCTATATCGCTGACGAAACGACACCAAGATATCGAACTACGACAGAAGGTGTTGCTTATCTGCGAGTAGCAGAAGGTTGTGATTATCGCTGTGCTTTTTGTATTATTCCTCATCTCAGGGGAAATCAGCGCTCCCGCACAATTGAATCTTTAGTTACTGAAGCCAAGCAGCTTGCCGATCAAGGAGTGAAAGAATTAATCTTAATCTCCCAAATTACCACAAATTATGGTATAGATATTTACGGCGCACCAAAACTAGCAGAACTATTGCGGGCGCTAGGCAAAGTAGACATTCCCTGGATTCGGATGCACTATGCTTATCCCACTGGTTTAACACCCCAAGTGATTGCAGCAATCCAAGAAACGCCAAATGTTTTGCCTTACTTGGATTTGCCCTTACAGCATTCCCATCCTGAGATTCTCCGCGCTATGAACCGACCCTGGCAAGGGCAGGTAAATGACCAGATTATTGAGCGGATCAAAACAGCGATACCTGATGCTGTATTAAGGACAACTTTTATAGTCGGATTCCCTGGCGAAACGGATGCACATTTTGACCATCTAATGCAGTTCGTCCAGCGTCATGAATTTGATCTTATGGGTGTATTTACCTTTTCCCCAGAGGAAGGAACCGCAGCTTATCAGCTACCAAATCAGTTGCCTCAAGATTTGATGGATCAACGTCGGGATGCCCTGATGTCAGTCCAGCAACCCATTTCTCTCAAGAGAAATCAAGCAGAGGTGGGCAAGGTGGTTGATGTGTTGATTGAGCAAGAACATCCAGAAACTGGAGAGTTAGTGGGTCGTTCATCACGATTTGCCCCAGAAGTTGATGGACTGGTTTATGTTCAAGGATCAGCACCACTGGGTGCGATCGTGCCAGTGGAAATTTACGATGCTGACATTTATGACCTTTATGGCGAGGTTATAGCATCACCTACGCATCCGCCTCTGGGAAAAGAGTTTGTGGGTTTAGCCTAA
- a CDS encoding BtpA/SgcQ family protein codes for MNLNQIFKTPNPIIGVVHLQPLPTSARWGGSLKVIIDRAEQEATALAAGGVDGIIVENFFDAPFTKSQVDPAVVSAMTLIVQRLMNLVALPIGINVLRNDSQSAMAIATCVNAQFIRVNVLTGVMATDQGLIEGAAHQLLRYRRELGSDVKILADVLVKHARPLGSPNLTTAVQETIERGLADGVILSGWSTGSPPTLEDLELACAAARGTPVFIGSGADWENISTLMQAADGVIVSSSLKRHGRIEQPIDPIRVSQFVEATRRSLSSKTEIQPVSSVKLHS; via the coding sequence GTGAACTTAAATCAAATTTTTAAGACACCGAATCCAATTATTGGCGTTGTTCATTTACAGCCCTTGCCAACGTCTGCACGTTGGGGGGGGAGCTTGAAAGTAATTATTGATCGAGCAGAACAAGAAGCTACTGCCCTGGCTGCGGGTGGTGTCGATGGCATTATTGTAGAAAATTTTTTTGATGCTCCGTTTACCAAAAGCCAAGTAGATCCGGCTGTTGTCAGTGCGATGACGCTGATTGTGCAACGGTTAATGAACTTGGTGGCCTTGCCGATTGGGATTAATGTGTTACGGAATGACTCTCAGAGTGCGATGGCGATCGCTACCTGTGTTAATGCCCAATTTATTCGCGTTAACGTCCTTACTGGCGTAATGGCAACAGACCAGGGACTGATCGAAGGAGCAGCCCATCAACTGTTGCGCTATCGTCGTGAATTGGGCAGTGATGTGAAAATTTTGGCAGATGTATTGGTTAAGCACGCGCGTCCTCTAGGTTCTCCAAATCTGACTACAGCAGTCCAAGAAACAATTGAACGGGGTCTGGCAGATGGCGTGATTTTGTCTGGCTGGTCTACTGGTAGCCCCCCAACGTTGGAAGATTTAGAGTTAGCTTGTGCTGCGGCTCGTGGTACACCAGTGTTTATTGGCAGTGGTGCCGACTGGGAAAATATTTCTACACTGATGCAAGCTGCTGACGGAGTTATTGTTTCTAGTTCTCTCAAACGTCACGGACGGATCGAGCAGCCTATCGATCCTATTCGTGTTAGTCAGTTTGTAGAAGCGACAAGACGCAGTTTGAGTAGTAAAACAGAAATTCAACCAGTTTCTTCTGTGAAGCTACATTCTTAG
- a CDS encoding vitamin K epoxide reductase family protein, whose protein sequence is MRSRRRSSPWIHRWSRVLIGAIAILGALITAYLTFVKYSGGSAACPTDGCEKVLSSPYASVFGLPLTLFGCLAYTSMAIFALSPLLINPDEQKDLRSKLEDWTWLLLFAGATAMTVFSGYLMYLLAFKINALCIYCIVSAVCSLSLFVLSLIGRTWEDIGQLFFTAIVVGMIALIGTLGVYASINNPPTTAQADSLTPVGDPQAGVGWQITNTSSEAEIALASHLTKIGATMYGAWWCPHCHEQKQLFGKEAFKEINYTECAPDGKNSQTNLCVKTDIKSYPSWQIKGKVEAGVQSLEELADLSGYQGARNFKFKFPQG, encoded by the coding sequence ATGAGGAGCCGCAGACGTTCTAGTCCTTGGATTCATCGCTGGTCTCGTGTGCTAATCGGTGCGATCGCTATCTTGGGTGCTTTGATAACTGCCTATCTAACTTTTGTAAAATACAGTGGCGGTTCTGCTGCTTGCCCCACCGACGGCTGTGAAAAAGTTTTATCTAGCCCTTACGCCAGCGTTTTTGGTTTGCCTTTAACTTTGTTTGGTTGTTTGGCATATACCAGCATGGCAATATTTGCACTGTCTCCTTTGCTAATAAACCCCGATGAGCAGAAAGACTTGCGCTCTAAGCTAGAAGACTGGACATGGCTATTGCTATTTGCTGGTGCAACCGCGATGACAGTTTTTAGCGGCTACTTGATGTATCTGCTTGCTTTTAAGATTAATGCACTCTGTATCTACTGCATAGTTTCGGCGGTATGTTCCCTAAGCTTATTTGTGCTGAGTTTAATCGGTCGAACTTGGGAAGATATTGGTCAATTATTCTTTACAGCAATTGTCGTTGGTATGATCGCCTTAATTGGCACTTTGGGCGTATATGCCAGTATTAATAATCCACCAACGACTGCTCAAGCTGACAGTCTCACTCCTGTAGGCGATCCTCAAGCAGGAGTTGGTTGGCAAATTACTAACACATCAAGTGAGGCAGAAATTGCTCTAGCTAGTCATTTAACTAAGATTGGCGCGACAATGTACGGCGCTTGGTGGTGTCCCCACTGCCATGAACAGAAACAATTGTTTGGTAAAGAGGCATTCAAGGAAATTAATTATACTGAATGCGCCCCTGATGGCAAAAACTCACAGACCAACCTCTGTGTTAAGACTGATATCAAAAGTTATCCTTCTTGGCAAATCAAGGGTAAGGTAGAAGCGGGGGTACAATCACTAGAAGAACTAGCTGATTTATCTGGTTATCAAGGCGCACGCAACTTTAAGTTTAAATTTCCACAAGGATAG
- a CDS encoding CHASE2 domain-containing protein, whose translation MKKISLGEKLKKWLQQERRVFLTASGVAGSIIILRMAGLLQASELTTLDQLMLLRPPEPVDERVVIVKITESDIKKWPITDQQLARLLQKIDTSKPRAIGLDIYRNLVQEPGHQELVNTAKTIPNLIGIQRIKDEKNSEIKDEKNSENSSVDPPPFLSKKQIGFNNFPLDIDGKVRRNLLYVYDKDNNITPSFAITLAEAYLKAQGVESKAAASNPNYLQLGKTVFSPFSENDGGYVGADEGGYQVLGNFRSPDKLRTVSMADVLADKIPANLLRDRVVIIGLQASSFGDLFYTPYSSKFFDAAEPFFGVQIHANLTSQIISAALDERPLIKVWSDFVEGLWILAWSCFGASLSWKLRSPKKSTVSMLLAGSGLIGISYLGLLAGYWIPLIPPILALLGSAITITSYIAHLEEELQRSKEFLQTVINTIADPIFVKDNQHRWIILNQAYCRFIGHPYETLIYKSEYDFFPKEQADNFWKQDELVFSAGKGQENEENFTDVRGNTHIIATKRSLHKDAAGNLFLVAVIRDITERKRIEEDLKKTAAELMRSNEELKLSGNQLRHLAYHDNLTGLPNRKQFYERLKECLEDASSNNKLVALLFLDLDGFKQVNDTLGHDTGDKLLKIVAQRLKGCLRGSDTVSRLGGDEFTVILPTIRKEEDAAIVAEKILATLAQPYTVEEHNIEVTVSIGISIYPRHGDSVENLIKQADLAMYAAKDLGRNRYELAVND comes from the coding sequence ATGAAAAAAATCAGTTTAGGGGAAAAACTGAAAAAATGGCTTCAGCAAGAGCGGCGAGTATTTTTGACTGCTTCAGGTGTAGCAGGTAGCATAATTATTCTACGCATGGCTGGGCTATTACAGGCATCTGAATTGACAACTTTAGACCAGTTAATGCTACTACGTCCGCCAGAGCCAGTTGATGAACGGGTTGTCATTGTTAAGATTACTGAATCAGACATCAAAAAATGGCCAATAACTGATCAACAACTGGCTAGATTACTGCAAAAAATTGATACATCCAAGCCTCGTGCTATTGGTTTAGATATTTATCGTAACTTAGTTCAAGAGCCGGGTCATCAAGAATTAGTCAATACGGCTAAAACCATTCCTAACTTAATAGGTATTCAAAGAATTAAGGATGAAAAAAATTCAGAAATTAAGGATGAAAAAAATTCAGAAAATTCGAGTGTTGATCCACCCCCATTTCTTAGTAAAAAGCAGATTGGATTTAATAATTTTCCGCTTGATATTGATGGCAAAGTACGTCGCAACTTGTTGTATGTTTATGACAAAGATAACAATATCACCCCAAGTTTTGCCATCACTTTAGCTGAAGCTTATTTAAAAGCGCAAGGGGTTGAATCTAAAGCAGCAGCTAGTAATCCGAATTATTTACAGTTAGGTAAAACTGTATTTTCACCTTTTTCAGAAAATGATGGTGGCTATGTAGGCGCTGATGAGGGTGGCTATCAAGTCTTAGGCAACTTTCGGTCTCCAGATAAGTTACGTACTGTATCAATGGCAGATGTATTGGCAGATAAGATACCTGCTAATTTGCTGCGCGATCGCGTTGTAATTATTGGCTTACAAGCTAGCAGTTTTGGCGATCTTTTTTATACTCCTTATAGTAGCAAGTTTTTTGACGCAGCAGAGCCATTTTTTGGTGTACAAATACACGCTAACTTGACCAGTCAGATCATCAGTGCTGCACTGGATGAGCGACCTTTAATTAAGGTCTGGTCTGATTTTGTAGAAGGTTTATGGATATTAGCTTGGTCTTGCTTTGGCGCTAGTCTAAGCTGGAAATTACGTTCCCCCAAAAAGTCAACAGTGAGTATGCTGCTGGCTGGTTCTGGATTAATTGGTATTTCTTATCTTGGTTTACTTGCAGGTTATTGGATACCACTGATACCACCAATATTAGCATTGTTGGGGTCTGCTATCACGATCACAAGTTATATAGCTCATTTGGAAGAAGAATTACAACGTTCTAAAGAATTTTTACAAACAGTAATTAATACTATTGCTGATCCTATTTTTGTCAAAGATAACCAACATCGCTGGATTATTTTGAATCAAGCTTATTGTCGATTCATCGGTCATCCTTATGAAACATTAATTTATAAATCAGAATACGATTTTTTCCCTAAAGAGCAAGCTGATAATTTTTGGAAACAAGATGAGTTAGTATTCAGTGCTGGCAAAGGGCAAGAAAATGAAGAAAATTTTACTGATGTCAGAGGAAATACTCACATAATTGCTACGAAAAGATCACTACATAAAGATGCTGCTGGAAATTTGTTTTTAGTTGCTGTGATTCGAGATATAACTGAACGTAAGCGAATTGAGGAAGACCTCAAGAAAACGGCAGCAGAATTAATGCGTTCTAATGAAGAATTGAAGCTTTCAGGCAACCAGTTGCGTCATCTGGCTTACCATGATAATCTTACAGGCTTGCCAAATCGTAAACAGTTTTACGAACGCCTAAAGGAGTGCTTGGAAGATGCTAGTAGCAATAATAAATTAGTTGCTCTGCTCTTTCTTGACCTTGATGGCTTTAAGCAAGTGAATGATACGCTGGGTCATGATACAGGTGATAAATTATTGAAAATAGTTGCCCAGCGACTTAAGGGGTGCTTACGTGGCAGCGATACAGTTTCGCGGTTGGGTGGAGATGAATTTACAGTTATTCTTCCTACTATTAGAAAAGAAGAAGATGCTGCTATAGTAGCTGAAAAAATTCTAGCGACCCTCGCTCAACCTTATACTGTTGAGGAACATAATATTGAGGTGACAGTCAGTATAGGCATTAGTATCTATCCCCGACATGGAGACTCAGTGGAAAATTTAATTAAACAAGCTGATTTAGCTATGTATGCAGCTAAAGATTTAGGTCGGAATCGCTATGAATTAGCGGTAAATGATTAA